The Geobacillus genomosp. 3 genome segment TGTTTTAGAAGTATATCATGTTTCCCACGGAAACACGTCACTCGCCCGGCAAAAAATGCGATACGAAACGCTAGGCTGACGGCGGCGCGCCGCCTTGGAACCGATGCGCGTCGTTTCGATCATCTCCTCCCAAAACGACAACCGGGTGCGGAGACGTTCGATCATTTTGCGGATTGCCGCTTCCGTCACCCCGCGTTCCAAAAAGGAAAAAAACAGCGTTTCGCGAATCTCTTCCCCTGTCAGCGGCCGTTCGCTATGCAGCAACAATGCGAGCAAGTAAAACGAGGCATAATCCAGCGTCATCCACTTGCCGCCCTCATAGCGAACAAGCAGCCCATCGCCGTCACTGATCAACAGTTGCACTTCACGCGGAAGGCATTTTTCCTGCTCAGCGAAATACCGTTCTTCCGCCACAATGTCTCTGCCGTCTGGCGTCACGATGCAATACAGCGCCCGCGCAAAATCTTCCGCCCGCTGCAACAAAATTTCACCGCGGTAGCGTTCAACGAGCTCCTCATCATACGAGCTGTCTTCCATCTCTTCAATTTTCTTCAGCGCCTTCGATGCCAGCAAAATTCCGCAATTGGCAAGAAGCATGCAGCTAATCAGCTGTTGCGTGTCCGTCAATTTTCCGCCTCTCTCATCGGAAAGCGCACGTTCAAAATGGAACGCCGCTTTCCCGTACTCGGCTTCGGCATAATAAACGTGAGCAAGACGGTAGTTGGCAATCGCATGATCGGGACGATACCTTAACGCCTTTTGCAAGTACACTTTCGCCTGCTTCGGGTCGGGGCGGGACATTTTGAAATATTCGCCGACATACACGTACAACGAGACGAGCTGCTCTTCAATCTTTCTTCTTTTTTCCCGATCTTTTTCTTTTTTCCATTCCTCACACAGCTGCCGCTCCCGTTTATGCGGAAAAATTTCCTTCTCTATCATTCGTTCTCTCTCCTTCCCCTGTGACAGGCTGTCACAATGTGATTGCTATAGTTTGTATTGTAACGAAAACGAGAGGAGATGGATAGAATGGAAAAACACATGAAATGGATGATTCGTCACGGTTTTCTTCCAGGAGGAGAAACAGGCATTACAGGGCAATGGCTCGGACAAACGCTCGCCAACCTCATTCGGCAAGGACAGTCATGGGAACAGCTTTCTGAACAACAGTGGATGGACGCCCTCGCCCATGCGGCAAAACAAATCGACACTTACTTCGACGTCCCGG includes the following:
- a CDS encoding tetratricopeptide repeat protein — translated: MIEKEIFPHKRERQLCEEWKKEKDREKRRKIEEQLVSLYVYVGEYFKMSRPDPKQAKVYLQKALRYRPDHAIANYRLAHVYYAEAEYGKAAFHFERALSDERGGKLTDTQQLISCMLLANCGILLASKALKKIEEMEDSSYDEELVERYRGEILLQRAEDFARALYCIVTPDGRDIVAEERYFAEQEKCLPREVQLLISDGDGLLVRYEGGKWMTLDYASFYLLALLLHSERPLTGEEIRETLFFSFLERGVTEAAIRKMIERLRTRLSFWEEMIETTRIGSKAARRRQPSVSYRIFCRASDVFPWET